The DNA window CATAATTGCGCACGCAAGCGCTTGCCACCTGCAGCAGATAATGGTCGAATCAGTGCATTAAAGTCTTCTGCACCTGTATTAAAAGATGATGCAAGAGACTCTTCCACACCCTCTAAATCTAGAGCGATGCGTTCCATAATCTCTAATTCATTGGTTTGACTCATGCTTCATCTCCTACTAGAACTTTATTGATGCGTTGTTGTAAAAGCTCACGGCCTGTATGCTTCAAAGAGCTATACAGAATTGGCGGCGTTGCAGTGGGATACATTTCTTTAATAATCGCTAAATTAGCAGATTTTTCTTTAGCTGTTAATTTATCGACCTTAGTCACTACGATTTGTAATGGTACACCAGCTTCAACGAGCCAGTCATAAGCCACCTTATCAATAGGCATCTCTGGATGACGACCATCAATTAGTAAACATAACAACATCAATCGTTCAGAATGTAAAATATAATCGGCAATAAAGGAAGACCACAAATTGCGGTTTCCTTTATTTGTCTTTGCAAATCCATAACCAGGAAGGTCAACGAGGAACCAATGATAACGGCGCTCCTCTGTTTCAGAAATATCCTCTTTTGACTCCACATCAAAATAGTTTATCGTCTTTGTCTTACCTGGTTGACCACTAACGAGGGCTAACCCACGATAATTACACAACGAGTTAATCAACGAAGATTTGCCCACATTAGAGCGTCCGATGAAAGCAATTTCTACAGTATCCCCTTCAGGATATTGATCCGCCTTCACACAGGAAGTATTATATTTTGCTGCTATAATACGAGGCCCCTTCGGTTCTTTTCGTGTATATTGTGGTTTTGGGCCCATTTGTTTAGTGGATTTTTTCTTTTTTTGCATTACACAAGTGCCTTTGCTAATACTTCATCCATTGTCTTAACTGGCGTAATAATGAGACCTTCTTTTACAATGTCAGGCAATTCTGCAATATCCTTTTCATTGCCTTTCGGAATCAATACTTCTTTAATGCCATTAGACAAGGCTGCTAATAACTTTTCTTTTAAACCGCCGATTGGTAATACACGGCCACGCAATGTAATTTCACCAGTCATGGCAATATCAGAACGA is part of the Veillonella sp. genome and encodes:
- the yihA gene encoding ribosome biogenesis GTP-binding protein YihA/YsxC — encoded protein: MQKKKKSTKQMGPKPQYTRKEPKGPRIIAAKYNTSCVKADQYPEGDTVEIAFIGRSNVGKSSLINSLCNYRGLALVSGQPGKTKTINYFDVESKEDISETEERRYHWFLVDLPGYGFAKTNKGNRNLWSSFIADYILHSERLMLLCLLIDGRHPEMPIDKVAYDWLVEAGVPLQIVVTKVDKLTAKEKSANLAIIKEMYPTATPPILYSSLKHTGRELLQQRINKVLVGDEA